A DNA window from Bacteroides cellulosilyticus contains the following coding sequences:
- a CDS encoding cytochrome-c peroxidase — protein MKRPMFISIFFCSGFVCGLLSCNSNEDSLQNRKIALGKRIFQDTTLSEPVGQSCATCHTITKGFADRESRMVSEGAVRGLYSQRNAMTVCYSAYVPPLSFDNDEGTYVGGLFWDGRSVSLQSQAGEPFLNPVEMGNPDTCFVVEKICHAPYYAELIKIYGKTSNKDSLYTYITDALAAYQQSDEVNPFSSKYDAWEDGKYTFTDSECRGMELFKDKAMCAECHILDKDERAGRVLFTDHTYDNLGIPRNPENPHLRIPADYFLLTPDSVDLGLGSVVGREEENGKFRVPTLRNIALTAPYGHNGYFKTLEEIVHFYNVRDVGNEFPPAEYPATINRDELGNLGLTSEEEADLIAFMKTLTDDFKPVQK, from the coding sequence ATGAAACGACCGATGTTTATTTCTATCTTCTTTTGTAGCGGATTTGTCTGCGGATTGTTATCTTGTAATAGTAATGAGGATTCACTTCAGAATCGAAAAATCGCATTAGGGAAGCGGATTTTTCAGGATACTACACTTTCTGAACCGGTTGGACAGTCTTGTGCAACTTGTCATACAATAACTAAGGGGTTTGCTGATCGTGAATCTCGCATGGTTTCTGAAGGTGCTGTACGAGGTCTTTATTCTCAACGTAATGCTATGACTGTTTGTTATTCAGCATATGTTCCTCCTTTATCCTTTGATAATGATGAAGGTACTTATGTCGGTGGGCTTTTCTGGGATGGTCGTTCTGTTTCATTGCAAAGCCAAGCTGGTGAACCATTTCTTAATCCTGTGGAAATGGGAAATCCTGACACCTGTTTTGTTGTTGAAAAAATATGCCATGCGCCCTATTATGCAGAATTGATTAAAATCTATGGCAAGACTTCAAACAAAGATTCTCTTTATACTTACATTACAGATGCTCTTGCTGCTTACCAACAATCAGATGAAGTGAATCCTTTTTCTTCGAAATACGATGCTTGGGAAGATGGGAAATATACTTTTACCGATTCGGAATGCCGTGGAATGGAGCTTTTTAAAGATAAAGCCATGTGTGCTGAATGTCATATTCTAGACAAGGATGAACGGGCCGGGCGTGTCCTTTTTACTGACCATACCTATGACAATCTAGGTATTCCTCGTAATCCGGAGAATCCACATCTACGCATACCTGCTGATTATTTTCTGTTGACCCCTGATAGCGTAGATCTTGGTTTAGGAAGTGTTGTTGGTAGAGAAGAGGAAAATGGTAAGTTTCGTGTTCCCACTTTGCGAAATATTGCCTTGACTGCTCCTTATGGGCATAATGGTTACTTTAAGACTCTTGAAGAAATTGTTCACTTTTATAATGTGCGTGATGTTGGTAATGAATTTCCTCCGGCTGAGTATCCTGCTACAATCAATCGTGACGAGCTGGGAAATCTTGGTTTGACTTCTGAAGAAGAGGCTGATCTTATAGCATTCATGAAAACGTTAACAGATGATTTTAAGCCTGTTCAGAAGTAG
- a CDS encoding glycosyltransferase has product MEQVLLIFDWILYVLFAINVLYLLVYSLASLRRHPDKPVLAKEHKRFALLIAAYKEDTVIIDTVQACLAQDYPSDKYDVVVISDHMQPSTNEKLRALPIKLLQVDFEKSTNTKSLKAALEYLDKDSYDVALIIDADNVINSSYLVELNNAFGNPEVQVVQTHRIAKNLNTNMAYLDAISEEINNSIFRLGHVNLGMSAALIGSGMAFEYSLFYKAMMSNTSVGGFDRVLEMKLLFHRVFFHYLPDTYVLDEKIQKTKNFYQQRRRWLSAQYYSLGEFVHHLIPAIRDRKWDFCDKLFQQASFSRVLLLGFTFLFSLCLSIWYPSLACKWWVIFGLLLLALVVAIPRRFWRWRLVEAVCFVPYSFLLMFINLFRLKEANKRFIHTEHGVEE; this is encoded by the coding sequence TTGGAACAGGTACTGCTTATATTCGATTGGATTTTATACGTATTGTTTGCAATAAATGTATTGTATTTATTGGTTTATAGCCTGGCGTCGCTCCGGCGCCACCCCGATAAACCGGTTCTTGCGAAAGAGCATAAGCGGTTTGCTTTGCTGATAGCTGCGTATAAGGAAGATACTGTTATTATAGATACGGTACAGGCCTGTCTAGCACAGGATTATCCAAGTGATAAATACGATGTAGTCGTGATTTCAGATCACATGCAGCCTTCTACAAACGAAAAACTCCGTGCGTTACCAATTAAGCTGCTTCAGGTGGATTTTGAGAAAAGTACGAATACGAAATCGCTGAAGGCTGCTCTTGAGTATTTGGATAAAGACTCCTATGATGTAGCTTTAATAATAGACGCTGATAATGTCATAAATTCATCCTATCTCGTAGAGTTGAATAATGCTTTTGGCAATCCGGAAGTACAGGTGGTACAGACGCATCGGATCGCAAAGAATTTAAATACAAATATGGCTTATCTGGATGCAATTAGTGAGGAGATAAATAATTCCATATTTCGTCTTGGACATGTGAATCTGGGTATGTCAGCTGCTTTGATAGGTTCCGGTATGGCATTTGAGTACTCTTTATTTTATAAAGCTATGATGAGTAATACTTCGGTTGGAGGTTTTGATCGGGTATTGGAAATGAAGCTGCTTTTCCACCGCGTATTTTTCCACTATTTGCCCGATACGTATGTGCTGGACGAGAAGATACAGAAAACGAAAAATTTTTATCAGCAACGCCGTCGTTGGTTGTCGGCACAGTATTATAGTTTGGGTGAATTTGTACATCATTTGATTCCGGCCATTCGTGACCGAAAATGGGATTTTTGTGATAAACTTTTTCAGCAAGCTTCCTTTTCGCGGGTATTATTGCTGGGATTCACTTTTCTATTTTCCCTTTGTCTTTCTATTTGGTATCCCTCGTTGGCCTGTAAGTGGTGGGTAATTTTCGGGCTGTTGTTGCTGGCATTGGTCGTAGCCATTCCCCGCCGTTTCTGGAGGTGGCGTCTTGTCGAGGCAGTTTGCTTTGTTCCTTATTCATTCTTGCTGATGTTTATAAACTTGTTCCGCTTGAAAGAGGCGAATAAAAGGTTTATCCATACGGAGCATGGGGTGGAAGAATGA
- a CDS encoding N-acetylmuramoyl-L-alanine amidase: protein MRRIDLIVIHCSATREDRPFTECDLDTAHRLRGFDGAGYHFYVRRNGDIRSTRPVERVGAHAKGYNAHSIGICYEGGLNCHGMAKDTRTEWQRHSLQVLVRALKMDYPEARIVGHRDLSPDVNGNGEVEPMEWTKECPCFDVSELSKAQS, encoded by the coding sequence GTGAGAAGAATTGATCTAATTGTGATCCATTGCAGCGCCACTCGCGAGGACCGCCCCTTTACCGAGTGCGACCTGGATACCGCTCACCGCCTCCGTGGTTTTGATGGCGCAGGCTATCATTTCTACGTCCGCCGCAACGGTGATATCCGATCCACACGCCCGGTCGAGAGGGTCGGCGCCCACGCGAAGGGCTATAATGCCCATAGCATTGGAATTTGCTATGAAGGTGGCTTGAACTGCCACGGGATGGCAAAGGATACACGAACGGAGTGGCAACGGCATTCACTGCAGGTGCTGGTGAGGGCACTGAAAATGGATTATCCGGAGGCGAGAATTGTAGGGCACCGGGATTTGAGCCCGGATGTGAACGGAAATGGAGAGGTGGAGCCAATGGAATGGACGAAAGAGTGTCCGTGCTTCGATGTTTCTGAATTATCGAAAGCACAATCCTAA
- a CDS encoding smalltalk protein translates to MKKTTWDKILKVIIAVASAVIGAFSANAMNL, encoded by the coding sequence ATGAAAAAAACGACTTGGGACAAGATTCTGAAAGTAATCATCGCAGTGGCTTCGGCCGTAATAGGCGCTTTTAGCGCAAACGCGATGAATCTGTGA
- a CDS encoding HU family DNA-binding protein, with translation MANALVVRTQRHKKIGDKTSPMVYTLKRKPKDAKMFDLQRIAQDIEALGGMSAEDVVHVGKAIVRQMRQAMTDGNSVRLDGFGIFHTTFKCRATDAAKDCTVKNIERVNIRFKVANTLRLANDSVATTKGGPNNIVFELVSEDSSSSGNGGGGSSSGGSGEGGGLDENPLG, from the coding sequence ATGGCAAATGCATTAGTAGTACGCACACAGCGTCACAAGAAAATCGGAGATAAAACATCTCCTATGGTTTACACCCTGAAGCGTAAACCGAAAGATGCCAAAATGTTCGACCTGCAACGTATCGCACAGGACATCGAGGCCCTGGGCGGAATGTCGGCCGAGGATGTGGTACACGTAGGTAAAGCCATCGTGCGCCAAATGCGCCAAGCGATGACCGACGGTAACAGCGTCCGCCTGGACGGCTTCGGAATTTTCCACACCACCTTCAAATGCCGTGCCACCGACGCGGCTAAGGATTGTACGGTGAAGAATATCGAACGTGTCAACATTCGCTTCAAAGTGGCCAACACCCTGCGACTGGCGAACGACAGCGTTGCGACCACCAAGGGGGGACCGAACAACATCGTCTTCGAACTGGTGTCGGAAGATAGCAGCTCGTCCGGTAACGGCGGCGGCGGTTCTTCTTCCGGTGGCAGCGGCGAAGGCGGCGGCCTGGATGAAAATCCGCTGGGGTAA
- a CDS encoding DUF4248 domain-containing protein, with the protein MQKTDDSILEICFVIRCYGKGELAMCYIRGVAQQTAVNRFNTWIRKAPGLEQRLQETGLSRTDRCYTPAQVRLIVNVLGEP; encoded by the coding sequence ATGCAAAAAACTGATGATTCCATTTTAGAAATCTGCTTTGTGATACGCTGCTACGGGAAAGGCGAATTGGCCATGTGCTACATCCGCGGAGTAGCCCAGCAGACAGCCGTCAACCGCTTCAACACGTGGATACGAAAAGCTCCCGGGCTGGAGCAGCGCCTGCAGGAAACAGGACTGAGCCGCACCGACAGGTGCTACACACCTGCCCAAGTACGTTTGATAGTCAATGTTTTAGGGGAGCCTTAG
- a CDS encoding bifunctional DNA primase/helicase, translated as MRNFHKYGIDTLGRTSGKIKTICPECNATRGHKGNKSFSIDLDKGLCYCHHCGHKFYVPDDAEERERQQLKEKYNRASKLPSHFRRPVFDAAKAKLSENLERYWTQERCLAQHLLAELRITEECIMLPESHELENCLCFNYFENGTLINTKYRSGRKHFMMVKGAELIPYNIDAILDTPECIITEGEFDAAAFMSAGRKDVISVPAGAQNNLTWMDRFVDTHFEPKQLIYIATDEDNSGRLLQRELVRRLGAERCRLVRFGPECKDANEHLVRYGAESLLITLAQAEEIPLEGVFTTEDRQDAFRTLFENGLQRGAETGWDNLDANCTFETGRFVVTSGFPGDGKSEFIDELVLRLCLRHGWKIGYFSPENMPMEYHLAKLSEKLTGHPFRPGAGMTEVLYNRVVRWLTDNVTHILPDTGSYTVDCILEKARQLVRRRGMRIFVIDPLNRIDQQLEPGQTELQYITSLLNKLSRFAQQHKCLVILVAHPRKVNRNTTNGERRRAEMNDINGSANFGNMADYCLIVDRNDDKEIVTVHIDKVRFKHLGSAHTNAKFVYNRINGRYWPCEEAIVHGPDGDRPGPINTVFDNENWLENTSEQGCLFD; from the coding sequence ATGAGAAATTTTCATAAGTACGGAATCGACACCCTCGGTCGCACCAGCGGCAAAATCAAAACCATTTGTCCGGAGTGTAACGCCACCCGCGGACACAAAGGCAACAAATCGTTCTCCATCGATCTGGACAAGGGTTTATGCTACTGTCATCACTGCGGTCACAAGTTCTACGTGCCCGATGATGCCGAAGAGCGGGAACGGCAACAGCTAAAAGAAAAATACAACCGTGCCAGCAAGCTCCCCTCCCATTTCCGCCGCCCCGTCTTCGACGCCGCCAAGGCAAAGCTCAGCGAGAACCTGGAACGGTACTGGACACAGGAACGCTGCTTGGCACAACACCTGCTGGCCGAACTGCGCATCACCGAAGAATGCATCATGCTGCCCGAAAGCCACGAACTGGAAAACTGCCTCTGCTTCAACTATTTCGAAAACGGTACACTCATCAACACCAAGTACCGCAGCGGCCGCAAACACTTCATGATGGTGAAAGGCGCCGAGCTGATCCCCTACAACATTGACGCCATACTGGACACTCCGGAATGCATCATCACCGAGGGCGAATTCGACGCCGCCGCCTTCATGAGCGCCGGACGAAAGGACGTGATCTCCGTGCCCGCCGGCGCGCAGAACAACCTCACCTGGATGGATCGCTTTGTGGATACGCACTTCGAGCCGAAGCAACTCATCTACATCGCCACAGACGAGGACAACTCCGGCCGGCTGCTGCAACGGGAACTCGTGCGGCGCCTCGGAGCCGAACGCTGCCGTCTGGTACGCTTCGGGCCGGAATGCAAGGATGCTAACGAGCATCTCGTCCGCTACGGAGCCGAAAGTCTGCTCATCACCTTAGCGCAGGCCGAAGAAATCCCGCTGGAAGGCGTCTTCACCACCGAAGACCGCCAAGATGCCTTCCGCACACTCTTCGAAAACGGCCTTCAACGGGGCGCTGAAACGGGCTGGGACAATCTGGATGCGAATTGCACTTTCGAAACCGGGCGTTTCGTGGTGACGAGCGGCTTTCCCGGCGATGGAAAGTCAGAATTCATCGATGAACTCGTCCTACGCCTCTGCTTGAGGCACGGGTGGAAAATCGGCTACTTCAGTCCCGAAAACATGCCCATGGAATACCACCTGGCCAAGCTCTCCGAAAAGCTGACCGGACATCCGTTCCGCCCCGGAGCGGGTATGACGGAAGTCCTCTACAACCGGGTGGTGCGCTGGCTGACGGACAACGTGACGCACATCTTACCGGACACGGGAAGCTACACCGTGGACTGCATCCTTGAGAAAGCCCGCCAACTGGTGCGTCGCCGCGGGATGCGCATCTTTGTCATAGATCCGCTAAACCGCATTGACCAGCAACTGGAACCGGGACAAACGGAACTGCAATACATCACCTCGCTGCTGAACAAGCTGAGCCGATTCGCCCAGCAACACAAGTGCCTCGTTATCCTCGTGGCGCATCCGCGCAAGGTGAACCGCAACACCACCAACGGCGAACGGCGACGTGCAGAGATGAACGACATCAACGGTTCCGCCAACTTCGGTAACATGGCCGACTACTGTCTTATCGTAGATCGCAACGACGATAAGGAAATCGTCACCGTCCACATCGACAAAGTCCGGTTCAAGCATTTGGGTAGCGCCCACACCAACGCCAAATTCGTCTACAACCGCATCAACGGGCGCTACTGGCCCTGCGAAGAAGCCATCGTGCATGGACCGGACGGTGACAGACCGGGACCGATAAACACGGTGTTCGACAATGAAAATTGGCTTGAAAATACTTCGGAACAAGGTTGCTTATTTGATTAA
- a CDS encoding DUF4373 domain-containing protein, translating to MKRNFYLQHPLMAMHDPRMQDLFDKEGPRGTGAYWIIIEKLSILPAPRAKLEYLRPYCKSKKMPLNYLKKIIYEFQLFNLEEDGFFSPEELNPVKKKEKETAKNAGENAGSDAKNDENRQKTSELDLESQVKNQGNILKNSTVEEIACKVFKENIKDIITAAAKEKETTADADNDANNSPNTLTVCDDFGRPQAPLRPIRPWRELVDGLAERTPWLELTCMHSGYGELLMRHIKAAVDCFKQHIEVYDKWHDMLTESDARRYFVNYTSCGQRTSQALYATLLALDAKQKSAAPPDPYRYEQRIDGRRTYLGCTIPDNAPPRPDATAFWNEATRSWSSQMPQLNKANATVEQGKCHS from the coding sequence ATGAAAAGAAATTTTTACCTGCAACACCCGCTCATGGCCATGCACGACCCACGAATGCAAGATCTGTTCGACAAGGAAGGCCCCAGAGGAACCGGAGCCTACTGGATCATCATCGAGAAACTCTCCATACTGCCTGCCCCCAGAGCAAAACTGGAATATCTGCGCCCTTACTGCAAGAGCAAAAAGATGCCGCTCAACTACCTGAAGAAAATCATCTACGAATTCCAACTTTTCAATCTTGAAGAAGACGGCTTTTTCAGTCCCGAAGAACTGAATCCGGTGAAGAAGAAAGAAAAAGAAACGGCAAAAAATGCTGGAGAAAACGCCGGTTCCGATGCAAAAAATGATGAAAATCGGCAAAAAACGTCAGAGCTGGATCTGGAAAGCCAGGTCAAAAATCAAGGTAACATACTAAAAAACAGCACCGTTGAAGAAATAGCCTGCAAAGTATTTAAAGAGAATATAAAAGATATAATAACAGCAGCAGCAAAAGAAAAAGAAACTACTGCTGATGCTGATAATGATGCCAATAATTCTCCGAATACACTTACCGTCTGCGACGACTTCGGCCGGCCGCAAGCACCGCTGCGTCCCATACGTCCCTGGCGGGAATTGGTGGACGGACTGGCGGAAAGAACTCCTTGGCTTGAATTGACCTGCATGCACAGCGGCTACGGAGAACTGCTGATGCGCCACATCAAGGCGGCCGTGGACTGCTTCAAGCAGCATATCGAAGTCTACGACAAATGGCACGACATGCTGACCGAAAGCGATGCGCGCCGCTACTTCGTGAACTATACAAGCTGCGGGCAACGCACTTCGCAAGCCCTGTACGCAACCCTCCTGGCACTCGATGCCAAGCAGAAGTCTGCTGCCCCGCCCGACCCCTACCGCTATGAACAGCGCATCGACGGCCGACGCACCTATCTGGGCTGCACTATTCCCGACAATGCCCCTCCCCGACCGGACGCCACCGCTTTCTGGAATGAAGCCACACGCTCATGGAGCTCGCAAATGCCACAGTTGAACAAAGCAAACGCCACAGTTGAACAAGGCAAATGCCACAGCTGA
- a CDS encoding glycosyltransferase family 2 protein codes for MKRKKMESHISPLVSIITVNYNGLADTCEMIASFRKHETHPYEIIVVDNGSRMPEADEIKLRYPEVKVVQNTNTGFAGGNNAGLTVAEGNYLFFLNNDTIIKEPILETLIHRLEADPKNGGVSPMLKYSYAPDTLQYAGFTPFSRITLRNAAIGFNEKDQPSYRIACETASLHGAAMMVRRDALQQAGTMTEIYFLFYEEFDWSAQLHRAGYKLWYEPEAVVYHKESMTAKKGTPLREFYLSRARILYARRNIPGGEKILSCLYISLIAAPKKSMVYLLHGKFRLAVAVIRGTFRGFLSSKQ; via the coding sequence ATGAAAAGAAAGAAAATGGAAAGCCACATATCTCCCCTCGTTTCCATCATCACCGTCAACTACAACGGCCTTGCCGACACCTGCGAAATGATCGCCTCATTCCGCAAGCACGAAACCCATCCCTATGAAATCATCGTAGTGGACAACGGCTCCCGCATGCCCGAAGCCGATGAAATCAAGCTGCGCTACCCCGAAGTAAAAGTCGTACAAAACACCAATACTGGGTTTGCCGGAGGCAACAACGCTGGACTGACAGTAGCTGAAGGCAATTATCTGTTTTTCCTCAATAATGACACGATCATCAAAGAGCCTATACTGGAAACATTGATCCACCGGCTAGAAGCAGACCCCAAAAACGGCGGCGTATCGCCCATGCTAAAATACAGCTATGCACCCGACACACTACAATACGCCGGCTTCACCCCATTTTCACGCATCACGCTGCGCAATGCCGCCATCGGCTTCAACGAAAAAGACCAGCCCAGCTACCGGATAGCATGCGAAACCGCCTCCCTGCATGGCGCCGCCATGATGGTACGTCGTGACGCCCTGCAACAAGCAGGCACAATGACAGAAATCTACTTTCTGTTTTACGAAGAATTTGACTGGTCGGCACAGCTACACCGGGCCGGGTATAAATTATGGTACGAACCCGAAGCCGTGGTCTACCACAAGGAAAGCATGACAGCCAAGAAAGGAACCCCCTTAAGAGAATTCTATCTCTCACGCGCCCGTATCCTGTACGCCCGTCGAAACATACCGGGCGGCGAAAAAATCCTGTCCTGCCTATACATCTCTCTCATTGCTGCGCCTAAAAAGTCAATGGTATATCTGCTACACGGAAAATTTCGGTTGGCAGTGGCCGTTATCCGAGGCACCTTCCGCGGATTTCTTTCATCAAAACAATAA
- a CDS encoding glycosyltransferase family 4 protein has translation MKKIRIAYCIPALYYPSGMERVLILKANYLACHGYEVHIILTDGGDKPPYFPLDPSVRLHQLDIDFEEPYRYVFPLRVWLYRVRMRILKKKLNECLCALKPDITVSLLRRDINVINRMTDGSLKMGEIHFDRMHYRNFNVSWLPSRLNACIERRWMNSLIQELRQLSKFVVLTHEDAAFWPELQNVHVIPNPVPFFPDTVSDCSNKQVIVMGRYVAQKGFDRLISAWRMVVDRHPDWTLRIYGDGHLRERLQLQVEDLKLTDSCFLERSISDVVSKFCESSISVLSSRFEGFGLVIVEAMSCGIPVVAYTCHCGPRDIITDGKDGILVSEGDIAGLAEGISRLIEDEELRRKMGKEARRRAADYRMEVIGAQWIELFESLLSRPVQDEGN, from the coding sequence ATGAAAAAAATAAGGATAGCCTATTGTATTCCTGCACTTTATTATCCTAGCGGCATGGAGCGTGTTCTTATATTGAAGGCCAATTATCTGGCGTGTCATGGATATGAAGTTCACATCATATTGACTGATGGAGGAGACAAGCCGCCTTATTTTCCGCTGGACCCTTCTGTCAGGCTGCATCAGTTGGACATAGATTTTGAAGAGCCATACCGTTATGTGTTTCCTCTCCGTGTGTGGCTCTACCGGGTGCGTATGCGAATACTGAAGAAAAAGCTGAACGAATGTCTTTGCGCCTTGAAACCTGATATCACGGTGTCGCTGTTGCGACGCGATATCAATGTCATCAACCGAATGACTGATGGTAGTCTGAAAATGGGTGAAATACACTTTGACCGTATGCACTACCGCAATTTTAATGTATCCTGGTTACCTTCGCGGCTCAATGCCTGTATTGAACGCCGTTGGATGAATTCTCTGATACAAGAATTACGTCAACTTTCCAAATTTGTAGTGTTGACCCATGAAGATGCTGCTTTCTGGCCTGAATTGCAGAATGTCCACGTTATTCCAAATCCCGTTCCCTTTTTTCCCGACACGGTTTCCGATTGCTCCAACAAGCAGGTCATTGTCATGGGGCGCTATGTTGCGCAAAAAGGCTTCGATCGCTTGATATCCGCATGGCGCATGGTGGTGGACAGGCATCCCGACTGGACGTTGCGCATTTATGGCGATGGGCATCTGCGTGAGCGGCTACAGCTACAAGTGGAAGATCTGAAGTTGACGGACAGCTGTTTTCTGGAACGTTCCATTTCTGACGTGGTCTCTAAGTTCTGTGAAAGTTCCATATCCGTATTGAGTTCACGTTTCGAAGGTTTTGGGTTGGTTATTGTAGAAGCGATGTCCTGTGGGATTCCGGTGGTCGCATATACTTGCCATTGCGGACCGCGCGATATCATTACCGACGGAAAAGACGGGATTCTAGTGTCCGAAGGAGATATTGCCGGTCTTGCCGAAGGCATCAGTCGACTGATCGAGGATGAAGAGTTGCGCCGCAAGATGGGAAAAGAGGCCCGTCGGAGGGCTGCGGACTACCGGATGGAGGTGATAGGTGCGCAGTGGATTGAATTGTTTGAATCATTATTGTCTCGTCCGGTGCAGGATGAAGGTAATTAA